One Microcebus murinus isolate Inina chromosome 9, M.murinus_Inina_mat1.0, whole genome shotgun sequence DNA window includes the following coding sequences:
- the LOC105873340 gene encoding trypsin-like — protein MKTLIFLAFLGAAVALPTDNDDDDKIVGGYTCQANSVPYQASLNSGYHFCGGSLINDQWVVSAAHCYKSRIQVRLGEHNIQLTEGNEQFINAAKIITHPKYNKSTMDNDIMLIKLSSKAKLSSRVSTVSLPKSCAAVGTQCLISGWGNTLSSGTNYPDLLQCLKAPVLSDSTCRSSYPNQITSNMICLGFTEGGKDSCQGDSGGPVVCNGQLQGVVSWGYGCALRGKPGVYTKVCNYVSWIQQTIAAN, from the exons ATGAAGACCCTCATCTTCCTCGCTTTCCTGGGAGCTGCTG TTGCTTTGCCCACTGACAACGATGATGACGACAAGATCGTCGGAGGGTACACCTGTCAGGCGAATTCAGTCCCCTACCAGGCGTCCCTGAACTCGGGCTACCACTTCTGCGGCGGCTCCCTCATCAACGATCAGTGGGTGGTGTCCGCGGCTCACTGCTACAAGTC CCGAATCCAGGTGCGTCTGGGAGAACACAACATTCAACTCACTGAGGGCAATGAGCAATTCATTAATGCTGCCAAGATCATCACTCACCCCAAATACAACAAATCCACCATGGATAATGACATCATGCTAATTAAGCTGAGCTCAAAAGCCAAGCTCAGCTCTCGAGTGTCCACGGTCTCTCTGCCAAAATCCTGTGCAGCTGTTGGTACTCAGTGCCTCATCTCCGGCTGGGGCAACACCCTGAGCAGCGGCA CCAACTACCCTGATCTCCTGCAGTGTCTGAAGGCTCCCGTCCTCTCTGACAGCACCTGCCGCAGCTCCTACCCAAACCAGATCACTAGCAATATGATCTGCCTGGGCTTCACGGAGGGTGGCAAGGACTCTTGCCAG GGTGACTCTGGTGGCCCCGTGGTCTGCAATGGACAGCTCCAGGGTGTCGTCTCCTGGGGCTATGGCTGTGCTCTGAGAGGCAAACCTGGTGTCTATACCAAGGTCTGCAACTACGTGAGTTGGATTCAGCAGACCATCGCTGCCAACTAG